One Flavobacterium sp. 90 DNA segment encodes these proteins:
- a CDS encoding alpha/beta hydrolase, with protein MKNKITILFAFLMLAATTAKAQETVKLYAGKVPGSENWTQKEAQMYSDLFKTEVVYNITDPSLLVYQVPKGVKNTGTAIVIAPGGGFQSLSINREGKELAEILSKKGITAFVLKYRLNKTETNDPAREMMDKLKDRAAFEKNSLATIKLAAQDGKNALNYVRTNASKYGIDTKKVGIIGFSAGSTVAMETVLDNKSEQLPDFVANIYGGPRPELLSVATPEKKIPMFVCAASDDQLKLAPRSIQMYNKWLEAGQSVELHMYSKGGHGFGTGKQNLPVDSWETRFEEWLTLQGFLN; from the coding sequence ATGAAAAATAAAATCACCATACTATTTGCTTTTCTAATGCTTGCTGCAACAACTGCAAAAGCACAGGAAACTGTAAAACTATACGCGGGAAAAGTTCCGGGATCTGAAAACTGGACGCAGAAAGAAGCTCAAATGTATTCGGATCTTTTTAAAACCGAAGTCGTTTATAATATAACCGATCCATCTTTATTGGTTTACCAAGTTCCGAAAGGAGTAAAAAACACAGGAACTGCAATTGTAATCGCTCCAGGCGGAGGTTTTCAGAGTTTATCAATCAACAGAGAAGGAAAGGAACTGGCTGAAATTTTAAGCAAAAAAGGAATCACCGCTTTTGTTTTGAAATATCGCCTGAACAAAACCGAAACCAATGATCCGGCAAGAGAAATGATGGACAAATTGAAAGACAGAGCAGCTTTTGAAAAAAACTCTTTGGCAACTATCAAATTAGCAGCACAAGACGGAAAAAATGCTTTGAATTATGTTCGAACTAATGCTTCAAAATACGGAATCGATACAAAGAAAGTTGGAATTATAGGTTTTTCAGCAGGAAGTACGGTTGCAATGGAAACGGTTTTAGACAATAAATCAGAACAATTACCAGATTTTGTGGCTAATATTTACGGAGGTCCAAGACCGGAACTTTTGAGTGTTGCAACTCCGGAGAAAAAGATTCCAATGTTTGTTTGTGCAGCAAGTGATGACCAACTGAAATTAGCTCCAAGAAGTATTCAGATGTACAATAAATGGTTGGAAGCAGGACAAAGCGTTGAGTTACATATGTACTCAAAAGGCGGACATGGTTTTGGAACAGGAAAACAAAATTTACCTGTCGATTCATGGGAAACTCGTTTTGAAGAATGGCTGACATTACAAGGTTTTCTAAACTAA
- a CDS encoding glycoside hydrolase family 3 N-terminal domain-containing protein, which yields MKKIIITVGFAFFISVTMQAQQENFTIVKNNKGADLGYSPESGIKILTVNGKKFKDLNKNGKLDKYEDWRLSADERAKDLASQMSVEQIAGLMLYSRHQALPAGVSGYNAGTYNGKIFPESNAKAYDLTDQQKAFLKEDNLRHVLITKVQSPEVAALWNNQMQAFVEGIGLGIPSNTSTDPRHTANVTSEFNGGAGGEISMWPDGLGMASTFDPKIVEQFGQIAAKEYRALGIATALSPQIDLGSEPRWYRISMTFGESPALTRDMGRAYIDGFQTSYGKDEIKDGWGYKSVNAMVKHWPSGGAEEGGRDGHWAYGKFAVYPGNNLQQHIDPFINGAFKLKGKTSKASAVMPYYTITFDQDKKYNENVANGYSKYIITDLLRDKYGYDGVVCTDWLVTGDEGKTPNLFAGKPWGVENLSINERHYKAIIAGVDQFGGNNDKKPVLAAYEMGIKEFGEPFMRARFERSAVRLLKNIFRVGLFENPYLNVEETKAVVGNPEFMKAGYDAQLKSVVLLKNKAAILPVKERKTVFIPKIYTASTKDWWGIASQPKLEYPVNLELVKKYYNVTEDPSKADFAIVFVTSPQSLEGGYDLKDRQNGSNGYVPISLQYGTYTATEARAKSIAAGDQVIDPTIKDRTYKNKTVTVANTMDLRTILDTKDMMNGKPVIVSVTASKPMIFNEFENQVNGIVLNFGVSTQAVLDIISGKTEPSGLLPVQMPANMETVEKQFEDVPYDMIPHKDSEGNVYDFAYGLNWKGVIKDARTETYKKQ from the coding sequence ATGAAAAAAATAATTATAACTGTTGGATTCGCTTTTTTTATAAGCGTTACGATGCAGGCGCAACAAGAAAATTTCACGATTGTAAAAAATAATAAAGGTGCAGATTTGGGATATTCTCCCGAATCTGGCATCAAAATTTTAACCGTTAACGGAAAGAAATTTAAAGATTTAAACAAAAACGGAAAGCTTGATAAATACGAAGATTGGCGCCTTTCGGCAGATGAAAGAGCCAAAGATTTAGCTTCGCAAATGTCTGTAGAACAAATTGCAGGATTGATGTTATACAGTCGTCATCAAGCATTGCCGGCAGGAGTTTCTGGTTATAATGCAGGAACGTATAACGGTAAAATATTTCCGGAAAGTAATGCAAAAGCGTATGATTTAACAGATCAGCAAAAAGCATTTTTAAAAGAAGATAATCTTCGTCATGTATTAATTACAAAAGTACAAAGTCCGGAAGTTGCCGCTTTATGGAACAACCAAATGCAGGCTTTTGTAGAAGGAATTGGATTGGGAATTCCGAGTAATACGAGTACAGATCCGCGTCATACAGCAAATGTAACGTCTGAATTTAACGGTGGAGCAGGAGGAGAAATCTCAATGTGGCCCGATGGATTAGGAATGGCTTCGACTTTTGATCCAAAAATTGTAGAACAGTTTGGACAAATTGCGGCCAAAGAATATCGCGCCTTAGGAATCGCAACGGCTCTTTCGCCTCAAATCGATTTAGGTTCTGAGCCAAGATGGTATAGAATTTCGATGACTTTTGGCGAAAGCCCGGCTTTAACCAGAGACATGGGAAGAGCTTATATTGATGGTTTTCAGACTTCATACGGAAAAGATGAAATCAAAGATGGTTGGGGTTACAAAAGTGTAAATGCGATGGTAAAACACTGGCCAAGCGGTGGCGCAGAAGAAGGTGGACGTGACGGACATTGGGCTTACGGAAAATTTGCGGTTTATCCCGGAAATAATCTGCAACAACATATTGATCCGTTTATCAATGGCGCTTTCAAATTGAAAGGAAAAACGAGTAAAGCATCGGCAGTAATGCCATATTACACGATCACTTTTGATCAGGATAAAAAATACAATGAAAACGTAGCAAACGGTTATAGTAAATATATTATTACCGATTTATTAAGAGATAAATACGGCTACGATGGCGTTGTTTGTACGGATTGGTTGGTAACCGGAGACGAAGGAAAAACGCCTAATTTATTCGCAGGAAAACCTTGGGGAGTTGAGAATCTTTCTATCAACGAAAGACATTACAAAGCGATTATTGCCGGAGTAGATCAATTTGGCGGAAATAATGATAAGAAACCGGTTTTGGCGGCTTATGAAATGGGAATCAAGGAATTTGGAGAACCTTTTATGAGAGCACGTTTTGAGAGATCTGCTGTTCGATTATTAAAGAATATTTTTAGAGTTGGTCTTTTCGAAAATCCATATTTGAATGTGGAAGAAACAAAAGCAGTTGTTGGAAATCCTGAATTTATGAAAGCAGGTTATGATGCACAATTGAAATCGGTGGTATTATTGAAAAACAAAGCAGCTATTTTGCCTGTAAAAGAAAGGAAAACAGTTTTTATTCCGAAGATTTATACGGCTTCAACCAAAGATTGGTGGGGAATTGCAAGTCAGCCAAAACTAGAATATCCTGTAAATCTGGAATTGGTAAAGAAATATTACAATGTTACCGAAGATCCTTCAAAAGCTGATTTTGCAATTGTTTTTGTAACCAGTCCACAGAGTTTAGAAGGTGGTTATGATTTAAAAGACAGACAGAATGGAAGCAATGGTTATGTGCCAATTTCATTGCAATACGGAACTTATACAGCAACCGAAGCCAGAGCAAAAAGTATTGCTGCGGGAGATCAGGTTATTGATCCAACAATCAAAGACAGAACTTATAAAAATAAAACCGTTACTGTTGCCAATACAATGGATTTGAGAACAATTCTCGATACAAAAGATATGATGAACGGAAAACCGGTTATTGTTTCGGTTACGGCTTCAAAACCTATGATTTTTAATGAATTCGAAAATCAAGTCAACGGAATTGTATTGAATTTTGGAGTTTCGACACAAGCAGTTTTAGATATTATCTCAGGAAAAACAGAACCTTCAGGATTGCTTCCTGTTCAAATGCCGGCAAATATGGAAACGGTTGAAAAACAATTTGAAGACGTTCCTTACGATATGATTCCGCATAAAGACAGCGAAGGAAATGTTTATGATTTTGCTTATGGGTTGAATTGGAAAGGTGTTATTAAAGACGCCAGAACGGAGACTTATAAGAAGCAGTAA
- a CDS encoding NUDIX domain-containing protein produces MELKKILEIQSEESFKKYIPTLSIDCAIFSFKENSLHVLTVKMKDLDSWGLPGGYVKKEENVDDAAVRILKDRTGTENIYLQQFYTFGNLKRSESAFEQHDDTIWNKQRFVSIGYYALAEYSKVNLVIDQYSTNVEWQSVDNLPAFMMDHRSILDKALLTVREQLNNHPIGYNLLPEKFTMPELQKLYEAILGKKLNRGNFYRKILRYDILVKLDESRKGGAHKAPDLYSFDLEKYNNALKEGLKGSW; encoded by the coding sequence ATGGAATTAAAAAAGATACTTGAAATACAATCTGAAGAGTCGTTTAAAAAATATATACCGACTCTTTCTATCGACTGTGCCATTTTTAGCTTTAAAGAAAACTCGCTTCATGTTTTAACGGTAAAGATGAAGGATTTGGATTCTTGGGGGCTTCCGGGAGGTTATGTAAAAAAAGAAGAAAACGTTGATGATGCTGCAGTTCGCATCTTAAAAGACAGAACCGGAACAGAGAATATTTACTTACAGCAATTTTATACTTTTGGAAATCTTAAACGTTCTGAAAGTGCTTTTGAGCAACATGATGACACCATCTGGAACAAACAGCGATTTGTTTCAATTGGATATTATGCATTGGCAGAATATTCTAAAGTAAATTTAGTTATTGACCAATATTCTACTAATGTCGAATGGCAATCTGTGGATAATCTTCCTGCGTTTATGATGGATCACAGAAGCATTCTTGACAAGGCTTTGCTTACCGTTCGCGAGCAATTAAACAATCACCCGATTGGTTATAATCTTTTACCGGAGAAATTTACGATGCCGGAACTTCAAAAATTGTATGAAGCTATTTTGGGCAAAAAACTCAATCGTGGTAATTTTTATCGCAAGATATTGCGTTATGATATTTTAGTTAAACTAGATGAATCAAGAAAAGGTGGCGCACATAAAGCTCCGGATTTGTATAGTTTTGATTTAGAAAAATATAACAATGCTTTGAAAGAAGGTCTAAAAGGAAGCTGGTAA
- a CDS encoding TonB-dependent receptor: protein MKKMLISAICMAVFPIMETYSQEDKKQQKQTDSIKKTTKIVETDTKEEKNRNVMLNAANNTGPRDVNIGLPSTVGGITIQENDLPVVYYFWPELPNRTWRQSKSLGRTGLLKIGEAAITTGDLGFAVNSYTKLGTDKLEVVGNFSGSSFGWMKGDLNVSGPLSKGWSYTMGAYANFDPNSFDLKFAKYSDRTQIYRAGLTKKFNNGKGQISFTYKYANSASLTNYAVFRYKEGGKVEEYNDFRIGRDSYIVNDGILKFKDILSGETKFADMGGSDAATTSHTFDVLGNYDLANDWKFNFSTRFRTSKASQLIAIPLSIFQGTAADNFTYEATGQPYVGNVNSMLGLYTDGTPTTSALSRFEITKNVEKHKWRFGLLEYYYNVDQFTSSRSFFNQTVSANPDKLVRNTPGGTSNTDADGFYNYNVGGEYHNGFENKLSGYFSDNWTVSDRLTLAYGVNLRYHKLKGDYYQTPRTPNLVFDPSQKTYFDNNWFHLGGSINAVYKVTKSAGILADFTYTEKNGQLESYSGAVAPNLTKTKSPLAAFGLYYNQEKFSIVSQATYLTRNNYQARLNLVNPSNASQSEVATVFYDIQTLGWTTDIVATPFKGFNLHYLITFQDPVYKNYDFSAFGNNYSYNDKNVLEISKVLMEIDPSYTYKDFKVWASFRYFSKQYANLTNALFFAPRWETFGGVNYKINDHFDIGVTAVNFLNQTGAKGTINGAELITDASAYYDKLLVGSYIRPFTIEASLNFRF from the coding sequence ATGAAAAAAATGCTCATTTCAGCTATCTGTATGGCTGTTTTTCCAATTATGGAAACCTATTCTCAAGAGGATAAAAAGCAGCAAAAACAAACAGATTCAATTAAAAAAACAACCAAAATAGTAGAGACAGATACTAAAGAAGAAAAAAATAGAAACGTAATGCTTAATGCGGCAAATAATACCGGACCGCGTGATGTAAATATCGGATTACCTTCAACTGTTGGAGGAATTACTATTCAGGAAAATGATTTGCCGGTGGTATATTATTTCTGGCCAGAATTACCAAATCGTACCTGGAGACAAAGCAAAAGTTTAGGGCGTACAGGATTATTAAAAATTGGAGAAGCTGCAATTACAACCGGAGATTTAGGTTTTGCAGTAAACTCCTATACCAAACTTGGAACAGATAAATTGGAAGTTGTGGGTAATTTTTCAGGTTCAAGCTTCGGATGGATGAAAGGAGATTTGAATGTTTCTGGACCATTATCTAAAGGGTGGTCTTATACAATGGGAGCTTACGCCAATTTTGATCCCAATTCTTTCGATCTGAAATTTGCAAAGTATTCAGACCGAACTCAGATTTACAGAGCGGGATTAACCAAGAAATTCAATAACGGAAAAGGACAAATTAGCTTTACATACAAATATGCAAACTCAGCTTCTTTGACCAATTATGCCGTTTTTAGATACAAAGAAGGCGGAAAAGTAGAAGAATACAATGATTTTAGAATTGGTCGTGATTCGTATATCGTAAATGACGGAATCTTAAAATTCAAAGATATTTTGAGCGGCGAAACTAAATTTGCCGATATGGGCGGAAGCGACGCAGCAACAACTTCACACACATTTGATGTTTTAGGAAATTATGATTTGGCAAACGACTGGAAATTCAATTTCTCAACTCGTTTCAGAACATCAAAAGCATCACAATTAATTGCAATTCCGTTGAGTATTTTTCAGGGAACTGCAGCAGATAATTTCACTTACGAAGCTACAGGTCAGCCTTATGTAGGAAACGTAAACTCTATGTTGGGATTATACACAGACGGAACGCCAACAACAAGCGCATTATCTCGATTTGAAATCACAAAGAATGTAGAAAAACACAAATGGAGATTTGGTTTATTAGAGTATTATTACAATGTTGATCAATTTACTTCAAGCCGTTCTTTCTTTAACCAAACTGTAAGTGCAAATCCGGATAAATTGGTTCGTAATACTCCGGGCGGAACTTCAAATACAGATGCTGACGGATTTTACAATTACAATGTTGGAGGAGAATATCACAACGGTTTCGAGAATAAATTATCAGGTTATTTCTCTGATAACTGGACAGTTTCAGATCGTTTAACGCTGGCTTATGGTGTAAATTTAAGATACCACAAATTAAAAGGAGATTATTATCAGACGCCAAGAACTCCAAATTTAGTTTTTGATCCAAGTCAGAAAACGTATTTTGATAATAACTGGTTTCATTTAGGAGGTTCTATTAATGCCGTTTATAAAGTTACAAAAAGTGCCGGAATCCTTGCCGATTTCACTTACACAGAAAAAAATGGTCAGTTAGAAAGTTATTCCGGAGCAGTTGCGCCAAATTTAACAAAGACTAAAAGTCCTTTAGCAGCGTTTGGATTGTACTACAATCAGGAAAAATTTAGTATAGTTTCTCAGGCAACTTACTTAACGAGAAATAATTATCAAGCGAGATTAAATTTGGTGAATCCATCAAATGCAAGTCAATCAGAAGTTGCAACCGTTTTCTATGACATTCAGACTTTAGGCTGGACAACAGATATCGTGGCAACACCATTTAAAGGATTTAATCTTCATTACTTAATTACATTCCAGGATCCGGTTTATAAAAACTATGATTTCTCAGCTTTCGGAAATAATTATTCTTATAACGATAAAAACGTATTGGAAATTTCTAAAGTTTTAATGGAAATCGATCCAAGTTATACTTACAAAGATTTCAAGGTTTGGGCGAGTTTCCGTTATTTCAGTAAACAATATGCAAACTTGACAAATGCTTTATTCTTCGCACCAAGATGGGAAACTTTTGGTGGAGTGAACTACAAAATCAACGATCATTTTGATATTGGTGTAACTGCTGTAAACTTCTTGAACCAAACTGGCGCAAAAGGAACAATCAACGGAGCAGAATTAATTACAGATGCTTCTGCTTATTACGACAAACTTTTGGTGGGATCTTACATTCGTCCATTTACTATAGAAGCGTCACTTAATTTCAGATTCTAA
- a CDS encoding M16 family metallopeptidase, translated as MNTKKNIILGILFLSFSGAFAQFKTTIPLNKNVTTGKLKNGLTYYILHNEEPKDRASFYFIQNVGAILEDDNQNGLAHFLEHMAFNGTEHFKGKGIIKMLEKNGVSFGKDINAFTAQDETVYNISTVPVNNQKLIDSTLWVLHDWSGSLSLTDAEIDAERGVIREEWRTRRTSDFRLKHQTDAVLYKGSKYSKRDVIGDLDIINNFKYQELRNYYKKWYRPDLQAVIIVGDIDVKEMEQKVKTIFSGIPLMKKAAVRTYETIPKHDELYFGTASDKEASSTVITLRYIFDEPLVKDSLVIRKNVMNSFYTNILNNRFKELILKNQGSSLNLSSYFGGISRLSNSYNISASAKKGKSLEAFEEAYTEAERLNRFGAVQAELDRTKKLFISSYDDFISNKDKVDSDSWADKLIDYFLKAKPFLTAEDDYKQIVGIINSISLDELNAYAKTIQKPTNQVVLVTGSDEDKNSFPTKEAVVNVMKKVESKTLEPYVKKVNNAPLVAKELKPAAIKKTFEVAGIKDAKGYILENDAKIIVLPTTYSQDQIVFSAYSKGGKSLVKTEDLSSAEIATTIAKSSGLGNFDNIGLKEKLTGKVAQASPFIGENTQGFQGSSNKADFETMLQLVYLSFESPRFDPNIFNILKEQYKNRLETIKKDNGSVFKDSVDLANSNHNPRTFLFNDKFLETIDLKKAENIYRDRIKNAADFTFIFVGNIPDSALELIQKYIGNINSNPALKENFKDHNIEPAKGKTVVHFKRPMEVVKSTVYLSLTGKTEYSKENALSIYIIGEILSKRFLQTIREEEGGSYGVNVGGNLELIPKPTFDLSLTFDCDPDKQEKLMQIVWKELNDLKTNPVNANDLEDIKKALLKSREESLKTNSFWNNTIYNNSLNQIPFLQDEEYKNLISKINQKTIQQFSKHVLDSSSSVEVIMSPESQSGK; from the coding sequence ATGAATACTAAAAAAAATATCATCCTTGGAATTTTGTTTTTGTCTTTTAGCGGAGCATTTGCTCAATTCAAAACCACAATTCCGCTGAATAAAAACGTTACAACCGGAAAATTAAAAAATGGTTTGACCTATTATATTCTGCATAATGAAGAGCCAAAAGACAGAGCGAGTTTTTATTTTATTCAAAACGTTGGCGCTATTTTAGAAGATGACAATCAAAACGGATTGGCACATTTTCTGGAACATATGGCTTTTAACGGAACAGAACATTTTAAAGGAAAAGGAATCATTAAAATGCTGGAAAAAAACGGAGTAAGTTTTGGTAAAGATATCAACGCTTTTACCGCTCAGGACGAAACCGTTTATAACATTAGTACCGTTCCGGTTAACAACCAAAAACTAATTGATTCTACGCTTTGGGTGCTGCACGATTGGTCAGGTTCATTATCGTTAACAGATGCTGAAATTGATGCCGAAAGAGGCGTAATCAGAGAAGAATGGAGAACCAGAAGAACAAGTGATTTCCGTTTGAAACATCAAACAGATGCCGTTTTATACAAAGGTTCAAAATACAGTAAAAGAGACGTTATTGGAGATTTAGATATCATCAATAATTTTAAATATCAGGAATTACGCAATTACTATAAAAAATGGTACAGACCAGATTTACAAGCTGTTATTATAGTTGGAGATATTGACGTAAAAGAGATGGAGCAAAAAGTAAAAACGATATTCTCCGGAATTCCGCTTATGAAAAAAGCTGCTGTCAGAACTTATGAAACAATACCGAAACACGATGAATTGTATTTTGGAACTGCCTCTGATAAAGAAGCTTCTTCAACCGTAATTACTTTGAGATATATTTTTGATGAACCATTGGTAAAAGACAGTTTGGTAATACGCAAAAATGTAATGAACTCTTTTTATACCAATATTTTAAACAATCGTTTTAAAGAATTGATCTTAAAAAATCAAGGTTCAAGTTTGAATTTGAGCAGTTATTTTGGCGGAATTTCAAGATTAAGCAACAGTTATAATATTTCGGCTTCAGCCAAAAAAGGAAAATCTTTAGAAGCATTTGAAGAAGCTTATACTGAAGCAGAACGTTTGAACCGATTTGGTGCTGTACAAGCCGAATTAGACCGAACAAAAAAGCTTTTTATCAGTTCATACGATGATTTTATCAGCAACAAAGATAAAGTAGACAGTGATAGTTGGGCGGATAAATTGATTGATTATTTCTTAAAAGCAAAACCGTTTCTAACGGCGGAAGACGATTATAAGCAAATTGTAGGCATTATAAATAGTATTTCGCTTGACGAATTAAATGCGTATGCAAAAACGATTCAGAAGCCAACAAATCAGGTTGTTTTAGTAACAGGTTCTGATGAAGATAAAAATAGTTTTCCTACCAAAGAAGCAGTTGTTAACGTAATGAAAAAGGTAGAAAGCAAAACGTTGGAACCTTATGTTAAAAAGGTAAATAATGCACCTTTAGTAGCAAAAGAACTAAAACCTGCTGCGATTAAAAAAACATTTGAAGTAGCCGGAATCAAAGATGCAAAAGGATATATTTTAGAAAATGATGCTAAAATAATTGTATTGCCAACAACGTATTCTCAAGATCAGATTGTGTTTTCGGCATATTCAAAAGGTGGAAAATCATTGGTAAAAACAGAAGATTTATCCTCAGCAGAAATTGCAACTACAATTGCAAAATCATCTGGTTTAGGAAATTTTGATAACATTGGTTTAAAAGAAAAACTAACCGGAAAAGTTGCGCAGGCGAGTCCGTTTATTGGCGAAAATACACAAGGTTTTCAGGGAAGTTCTAATAAAGCCGATTTCGAAACAATGCTTCAGTTGGTTTATCTTTCTTTTGAATCGCCTCGCTTTGATCCAAATATTTTCAATATTCTAAAAGAGCAATATAAAAACCGTTTAGAAACTATTAAAAAAGATAACGGAAGCGTTTTTAAAGACTCAGTTGATTTGGCAAATTCGAATCATAATCCAAGAACTTTTTTATTCAACGATAAATTTCTGGAAACAATCGACCTGAAAAAAGCGGAGAATATCTACCGTGACCGAATTAAAAATGCAGCTGATTTTACATTTATTTTCGTTGGAAATATTCCGGATTCAGCATTAGAATTAATTCAGAAATACATCGGAAATATCAATTCTAATCCAGCTTTAAAAGAGAATTTCAAAGATCATAATATCGAACCTGCAAAAGGTAAAACAGTAGTTCATTTCAAACGTCCGATGGAAGTTGTTAAATCGACGGTTTATCTTAGTTTGACTGGAAAAACAGAATACAGCAAAGAAAATGCATTGAGTATTTATATCATAGGCGAAATATTATCAAAGCGATTTTTGCAAACCATTCGTGAAGAAGAAGGCGGAAGTTATGGTGTAAATGTAGGAGGAAATCTGGAGCTAATTCCAAAACCTACTTTTGATCTTTCCCTGACTTTTGATTGTGATCCTGATAAACAAGAAAAATTAATGCAGATTGTCTGGAAAGAATTAAATGATTTAAAAACGAATCCAGTCAATGCAAATGATTTAGAAGATATTAAAAAAGCACTTTTAAAGAGCAGAGAAGAATCACTTAAAACCAATTCTTTTTGGAACAATACGATTTACAATAACAGCTTAAATCAGATTCCGTTTTTGCAGGATGAAGAATATAAAAATTTAATTTCTAAAATTAATCAAAAAACTATTCAGCAGTTTAGTAAGCACGTCTTGGATAGTTCTAGTAGTGTCGAAGTTATTATGAGCCCTGAAAGCCAATCAGGGAAGTAA